The following coding sequences lie in one Phragmites australis chromosome 8, lpPhrAust1.1, whole genome shotgun sequence genomic window:
- the LOC133925809 gene encoding uncharacterized protein LOC133925809 — MGNVEATSLIVPPELGDALAKVAVFALVQALVYLILRKSSDVFSSGRTASRSRSFRAMRSMSVRRVLAAFSDVPVGVPEDGGAPLTSTVDPGLTVPAGSSDLGSTVLGCFHESHTVSTKNSPY; from the coding sequence ATGGGCAACGTGGAGGCGACGTCGCTCATCGTCCCGCCGGAGCTCGGCGACGCGCTGGCCAAGGTGGCCGTGTTCGCGCTGGTCCAGGCGCTGGTCTACCTGATCCTGCGCAAGTCGTCGGACGTCTTCTCCTCGGGGAGGACGGCGAGCAGGTCGCGCAGCTTCCGGGCGATGCGGAGCATGAGCGTCCGGCGCGTGCTGGCCGCGTTCTCCGACGTCCCCGTCGGCGTCCCGGAAGACGGCGGCGCGCCGTTGACTTCGACAGTGGACCCCGGGCTGACCGTGCCAGCTGGTTCAAGTGATTTGGGCTCAACGGTTCTTGGATGCTTTCACGAGAGCCACACAGTAAGCACTAAGAATTCTCCATACTAA